CGGGCCGATGAACTGCAGCCACGCGCCCTGTCACCCAGGTGCGGGATGGCGGGGCCGGCGCGGCACTGGCAGCATGCGCCCCGCACACAAGACACCTCTGGAGGAACCATGAGCCTGAACATCCCCCGCCGCGCCCTGCCCGTCCTGCTGATTCCGCTGGCCCTGGCCGGCTGCGGCAAGGTGCAGGAGGCGGCCAGCGAAAAGGCCGCCGAGAAGATGATCGAAGCCACCATCAACAAGGACGGCAGCAACGCCAAGGTGGACATCCACGACGGCGGCGTGAAGGTGCAGGGCACCGACGAGAAGGGCCAGTCCTTCAACATGGAGATGGGCAGCGCCAGCATCAGCGAGAAGGACCTGGGCATCCCCTTCTACCCCGGCGCCACCGTGGCCCCCAACCAGAGCAGCCGCTTCGTCAACGGCGGCAACGAGATGCTGCAGGTGGAGCTGAACAGCCCCGATGACGCCAAGAAGGTGAGCGACTGGTACCGGGCCCAGCTCAAGGGCAGCACCGAGGGCAAGATGGTGATGGACCAGACCGATGCCCAGGGCATGTCCATGACCATCACCGACAGCAAGACCGAGAGCAGCATGATCATCGGCGTCAAGGCCACCGAGGGGCAACCGGGCAGCACGATCAGCCTGGTCCACAGCCGCAAGGCCGCCGCCAAGGGCTGAGTCCGCCCTCAACCCTTACGTATATCAACGTAAGACATTCCCCGTACCATCGGTGGATGTCATGGACTGAAGACCGGGCCCGGCGGCGGGCCACCGTGGAGGATGCCCTCGCCCTGGTGCGCGATGGCGACTGGATCGTGGTGCCCATCGGCTGCGGCGAGCCGCCGGCCCTGCTGGAAGGCCTGTCGGCCCGGCGCCAGCGCTTTCAAGGCGTGCGGGTGGTGCAGATGCTGCCGCTGCGCCGCTTCGACTACTTCGACCCGCAGACGGTCGCCCACGTGCAGCCGGTCTCGATGTTCCTGGGCGGCCCCTCGCGCCCGGGCGCGCAGGCCGGCTGGCTGCCGCTGATCCACACCCACCTGTCCGAGGCACCGCAGCTCTTCGCCCGCGGTGAAGTGCCGGCCGACGTGGTGTTCGCCCTGGCCTCGCCGATGGACGCCGAAGGCTGGTTCCACCTCGGGGTCTCAGCCGACTACACGCTGGCCGCCCTGGAGCGGGCCCGCAGCGTGGTGCTGGAGGTGAACCCCCACGTGCCGCGCACGGCCGGCCCGGCGCGGGTGCATGTCTCCCGGGTGAGCGCCTGGGTGGAAGACGACCGCCCGCTCTTCACCCTGCCCCCCTCGGAGATCGGGCCGGTGCAGCAGGCCATCGCCCGCCACGTGGCCCCGCTGATCGAGGACGGCGACACGCTGCAGATCGGCATCGGCGGCATCCCGGACGCGGTGGTGGCCCAGCTGCAGGGCAAGCGCGACCTGGGCGTGCACAGCGAGATGATCGGCGACGGCCTGCTGAGCCTGATCGAGAGCGGCGCGGTGACCAACCGGCGCAAGAACTTCATGCCCGGCAAGATGGTGGCCACCTTCGCGCTGGGCTCGGAAAAGCTCTACCGCTTCCTGGACCGCTGCCCGGATTTCGAGCTGCACCCGGCCGACTTCACCAACGACCCGTGCATCGCCGGCCAGAACGACCGGCTGGTGTCGCTCAACGCCACGCTGCAGGTGGACCTGCTGGGCCAGTGCGGCTCCGAGAGCCTGGGCGCCCTGCCCTACTCCGGCACCGGCGGCCAGAGCGACTTCGTGCGCGCGGCCAACCGCTCGCGCGGGGGCAAGGCCATCATGGTGCTGCCCTCCACCGCCAAGGGCGACACCGTCTCGCGCATCGTCCCCACGCTGAACCTGGGCACCCATGTGAGCACCGGCAAGAACGACGTGAACTACGTGGTGACCGAGTACGGCGTGGCCCGGCTGCGCGGACGCCCCTCGCACGAACGGGTGGCGGCCCTGATCGCCATCGCCCACCCGGCCTTCCGCGAGGAACTGCAGGCCCAGGCGCGCGCCCTGCACCTGGTCTGAGGCGGCCTCAGCCGCCGCCGGACTTGCGCTTGGCCCGCGGGTGGGCCGCGTCATACACCTTGGCCAGGTGCTGGAAGTCCAGCTGGGTGTAGATCTGGGTGGTGCTGATGCTGGCGTGGCCCAGCAGTTCCTGCACCGCGCGCAGGTCGCCGCTGGACTGCAGCAGGTGCGAAGCGAAGCTGTGGCGCAGCATGTGCGGGTGCACCGAGGTGGGCAGGCCCGCGGCCAGGGCCAGCTGGCGCAGCCGGCTGCGCACCTGGCTGTCCGACAAGCGGGTGCCGCGCTGG
This sequence is a window from Ideonella dechloratans. Protein-coding genes within it:
- a CDS encoding acetyl-CoA hydrolase/transferase family protein, whose product is MSWTEDRARRRATVEDALALVRDGDWIVVPIGCGEPPALLEGLSARRQRFQGVRVVQMLPLRRFDYFDPQTVAHVQPVSMFLGGPSRPGAQAGWLPLIHTHLSEAPQLFARGEVPADVVFALASPMDAEGWFHLGVSADYTLAALERARSVVLEVNPHVPRTAGPARVHVSRVSAWVEDDRPLFTLPPSEIGPVQQAIARHVAPLIEDGDTLQIGIGGIPDAVVAQLQGKRDLGVHSEMIGDGLLSLIESGAVTNRRKNFMPGKMVATFALGSEKLYRFLDRCPDFELHPADFTNDPCIAGQNDRLVSLNATLQVDLLGQCGSESLGALPYSGTGGQSDFVRAANRSRGGKAIMVLPSTAKGDTVSRIVPTLNLGTHVSTGKNDVNYVVTEYGVARLRGRPSHERVAALIAIAHPAFREELQAQARALHLV